In one Magallana gigas chromosome 7, xbMagGiga1.1, whole genome shotgun sequence genomic region, the following are encoded:
- the LOC105332736 gene encoding transmembrane protein 220 isoform X1, translated as MQLDMEHQAEVTKKPSGGWKVWRIINLLLGVFFMLAALVNLNDSDWYLWMPVYGVSAALCLPLVLKPQWSVSKVWNTVVTIHFTMCLAYAVYQVVLLFEAIKGELKNPLEQEEGREMGGLLIIIAWTSIARFTTVGRPVHASNKQMMNALLLITVTLTFIPLLTWSLCYVGDWHTRLGHCKGMF; from the exons atgcAGTTAG ATATGGAGCACCAAGCAGAAGTCACAAAAAAGCCCTCAGGGGGCTGGAAAGTATGGAGGATAATTAATTTGTTGTTGGGAGTTTTCTTTATGTTAGCTGCTCTTGTCAAT TTAAATGATTCCGACTGGTACCTATGGATG CCAGTCTATGGAGTTTCTGCTGCATTGTGTCTGCCTTTGGTATTGAAACCACAGTGGTCAG taagTAAAGTATGGAACACAGTGGTGACCATTCACTTCACAATGTGCCTGGCCTATGCTGTCTATCAGGTTGTACTGTTGTTTGAGGCCATCAAAGGGGAACTGAAGAACCCACTTGAACAGGAGGAAGGCAG AGAAATGGGCGGACTGTTGATCATCATTGCTTGGACATCGATAGCCAGGTTTACAACAGTTGGAAG aCCAGTTCATGCCAGCAACAAACAAATGATGAATGCCCTGCTCCTGATCactgtgaccttgaccttcatTCCACTTCTGACCTGGTCCCTCTGTTATGTGGGTGACTGGCACACCAGGCTAGGCCACTGCAAAGGAATGTTTTGA
- the LOC105332736 gene encoding transmembrane protein 220 isoform X2, which translates to MEHQAEVTKKPSGGWKVWRIINLLLGVFFMLAALVNLNDSDWYLWMPVYGVSAALCLPLVLKPQWSVSKVWNTVVTIHFTMCLAYAVYQVVLLFEAIKGELKNPLEQEEGREMGGLLIIIAWTSIARFTTVGRPVHASNKQMMNALLLITVTLTFIPLLTWSLCYVGDWHTRLGHCKGMF; encoded by the exons ATGGAGCACCAAGCAGAAGTCACAAAAAAGCCCTCAGGGGGCTGGAAAGTATGGAGGATAATTAATTTGTTGTTGGGAGTTTTCTTTATGTTAGCTGCTCTTGTCAAT TTAAATGATTCCGACTGGTACCTATGGATG CCAGTCTATGGAGTTTCTGCTGCATTGTGTCTGCCTTTGGTATTGAAACCACAGTGGTCAG taagTAAAGTATGGAACACAGTGGTGACCATTCACTTCACAATGTGCCTGGCCTATGCTGTCTATCAGGTTGTACTGTTGTTTGAGGCCATCAAAGGGGAACTGAAGAACCCACTTGAACAGGAGGAAGGCAG AGAAATGGGCGGACTGTTGATCATCATTGCTTGGACATCGATAGCCAGGTTTACAACAGTTGGAAG aCCAGTTCATGCCAGCAACAAACAAATGATGAATGCCCTGCTCCTGATCactgtgaccttgaccttcatTCCACTTCTGACCTGGTCCCTCTGTTATGTGGGTGACTGGCACACCAGGCTAGGCCACTGCAAAGGAATGTTTTGA
- the LOC136270305 gene encoding uncharacterized protein encodes MTEKERRCAGNFRSSQTNFQELTFADLENPWNFFRLFMSTETEVNDWCRRNGLLVSQLPCTSKKQNGRRSSEGEKCEGIMVLKESACRTGGEILRCQKNRNHQKAMRAFFEGSTLTIPDCMLFIKCYLDKLSLLQCSKFVGIAYGSTAVNWGSFVREVFKEHFHRNTRMKKLSGIVELDESLFGKRTKYHRGNPHGGMKVWIFGMVERESKHHSPIPCGRSQCSYIDSPHPTTC; translated from the exons ATGACAGAAAAAGAGAGAAGATGTGCCGGGAACTTCCGATCATCGCAGACAAACTTCCAAGAATTGACCTTTGCAGACCTTGAAAATCCCTGGAACTTTTTCAGGCTCTTCATGAGTACTGAGACAGAAGTCAACGACTGGTGCAGGCGAAATGGTCTCCTCGTAAGTCAACTACCTTGTACCTCAAAGAAACAGAATGGACGGCGGAGTTCAGAAGGGGAAAAGTGTGAAGGCATCATGGTATTAAAGGAGTCAGCTTGCCGAACTGGAGGAGAGATACTACGCTGCCAGAAGAACCGGAACCATCAAAAGGCCATGAGGGCTTTCTTTGAGGGCTCTACACTGACCATTCCAGACTGCATGCTCTTCATCAAATGCTACCTGGACAAGCTGTCTCTTCTTCAGTGCTCCAAATTTGTTGGCATAGCATATGGCTCAACGGCAGTTAACTGGGGCTCCTTTGTACGAGAAGTGTTCAAAGAACATTTCCACAGGAACACAAGGATGAAGAAACTGTCTGGCATTGTGGAGCTGGATGAATCCCTCTTTGGTAAAAGAACCAAGTACCACCGGGGAAATCCACATGGCGGAATGAAG GTCTGGATATTTGGGATGGTAGAGAGGGAGTCAAAACACCATAGTCCTATACCCTGTGGCAGATCGCAGTGCAGCTACATTGATTCCCCTCATCCAACGACATGTTGA